One genomic region from Antedon mediterranea chromosome 3, ecAntMedi1.1, whole genome shotgun sequence encodes:
- the LOC140044112 gene encoding uncharacterized protein, whose amino-acid sequence MHIRCTQNGLNIDKETVRIILNLLDPEGVEARRRRRLHRRIYHVPGPNYIWHIDSYDKLKPYGICINGCIDGFSRHIIWLEAYFTSSNPKVIAGYYVNSVRQKMGCPKSIRTDFGTENSIVGPMQQFLCNENSSFIQGTSQHNQRIESWWGILRKHFTQFWMDAFEQQKNDGRYDGGLIDKSLFQFLYLPFLKDELDSVANEWNAHRISKSRNSHGPFGRPTLMYNVPYLFGGQECIIPVDVAKVEVCESESIFKSQIPCDKDVFDLCSIFLEEKQLSMPKTCDEGLQLYSSLRNMFLDVI is encoded by the exons ATGCACATTCGTTGCACACAAAATGGGTTAAACATAGATAAAGAGACGGTCAGAATAATTTTAAACCTTCTTGACCCAGAGGGTGTCGAAGCAAGAAGGAGACGACGACTACACAGAAGAATTTATCATGTACCTGGCCCAAACTATATCTGGCATATCGACTCGTACGACAAACTTAAGCCATACGGCATTTGTATAAATGGCTGTATAGACGGATTCTCTAGACACATAATATGGCTAGAAGCTTACTTTACTAGCAGCAATCCAAAAGTTATAGCCGGCTATTACGTAAATTCTGTTCGCCAAAAAATGGGTTGTCCAAAGTCTATTAGAACAGATTTCGGAACTGAAAATTCTATTGTTGGTCCAATGCAACAATTTCTTTGTAATGAGAACAGCAGTTTTATACAAGGAACAAGTCAGCATAATCAACGAATTGAGAGTTGGTGGGGCATTCTCAGAAAACACTTTACTCAGTTTTGGATGGACGCCTTTGAACAACAAAAGAATGACGGTAGATATGATGGAGGTCTTATAGACAAATCTTTATTCcaattt ttatatttgcCTTTTTTAAAGGATGAACTGGACTCGGTTGCAAATGAGTGGAATGCCCATCGCATCTCAAAATCGAGAAATAGCCATGGTCCGTTTGGACGCCCGACATTGATGTACAATGTACCATACTTATTCGGGGGACAAGAGTGTATTATTCCCGTTGATGTGGCTAAAGTTGAAGTTTGTGAAAGTGAATCCATCTTCAAAAGCCAGATTCCATGCGATAAGGACGTGTTCGACTTATGTTCCATATTCTTGGAAGAAAAGCAGCTATCGATGCCGAAAACATGTGATGAAGGTTTGCAGTTATACAGCAGTCTTAGAAATATgtttcttgacgtcatctga
- the LOC140044114 gene encoding uncharacterized protein produces the protein MTVEYSEAGSNLRSQEEGTVYCLEVFLQESEDKKTKTSLGDFLTFVTGADSIPPLGFSNQIHINFFSKERKMRGYPTASTCGLDLHLPRGYVDPLEFTTLMEEAIINGKGFGKL, from the exons ATGACAGTTGAATATTCAGAGGCAGGCTCCAATTTACGAAGTCAAGAGGAAGGCACAGTGTATTGTCTGGAGGTTTTCTTACAAGAGTCGGAAg ATAAAAAGACCAAGACATCCCTTGGAGACTTCCTAACATTTGTTACTGGTGCTGACTCAATTCCCCCTCTTGGTTTTAGCAACCAGATACATATAAATTTTTTTAGTAAGGAGCGAAAGATGAGAGGTTACCCGACAGCCAGTACATGTGGGTTGGATTTACACCTCCCCCGTGGATATGTCGATCCATTGGAATTCACAACTCTAATGGAGGAAGCCATCATAAATGGCAAGGGTTTTGGaaaactttaa
- the LOC140044115 gene encoding uncharacterized protein — MGCPGGFPKSIRTDFGAENSIVGPMQQFLCNENSSFIQGTKFKEVLIEHIITSLDTLKAAHPEAGVLVLGDFNRLNINPLCRAHSLKQIIDEPTRGDAILDLVITNLKNYYKKPIVCSPIGRSDHNTIYLPPIGCSKTGKQIKRLVRPLRKHCIYEFGRWITNHPWYEVLDASSTSDKADAFYTTVQDAIDNHFPTKLIKHHSQDKPWISTEIKDLIRKRQIAFAEKKMFLWRFLRNKVIRIIDQAKKFHYRDRIQNLKSSDPSGWHKGIQLITNKCQLRAIITVPGVQPDDNKAIAEAISNEFASVTQGRPPINLKRLPTFLPANAPPKIEVWEMYNNLKNLKSKKAAGPDGLPGRLLKEFACEFSVPVCDLFNSSLKEGIVPKMWKDATISPIPKTTPASISKLRPISLTSILAKVCEGFVSNWVMEDIGTDKGKNVGTLIVTDFSKAFDCIDHTLAIQRLFELGVRSELLPWITNFLTSRRQRVQYHSALSRWETLSCGVPQGTKLGPIIFMVVINNASEESLAESFKYVDDLSLVEVRPANQPSQIGVDVQDLDAWATDNRLELNPSKCKAMQTTNESSLRTVGSAGRRSGETKFYP; from the exons AATTTAAAGAGGTGTTGATTGAACATATTATAACATCTTTGGATACTTTAAAAGCTGCCCACCCAGAAGCAGGCGTTCTGGTTTTAGGCGACTTTAACAGACTAAATATAAATCCGCTATGTAGAGCTCACTCGTTGAAGCAGATTATAGACGAGCCTACCCGGGGTGATGCCATATTAGATTTGGTAATTACTAATTTAAAGAACTATTATAAGAAGCCTATTGTATGCTCTCCGATTGGAAGAAGCGATCATAATACCATCTACCTGCCACCAATCGGATGTAGTAAAACGggtaaacaaattaaacgaTTAGTTAGGCCATTACGTAAACATTGTATTTATGAGTTTGGAAGATGGATAACCAATCATCCTTGGTATGAAGTTCTTGATGCATCCTCTACATCTGATAAGGCTGATGCATTTTACACTACCGTTCAGGATGCAATTGACAATCACTTCCctactaaattaattaaacatcaTTCTCAGGACAAACCATGGATCTCTACTGAGATAAAAGACTTAATTAGAAAACGACAGATTGCTTTTGCTGAGAAAAAGATGTTTCTCTGGCGTTTCTTGCGCAACAAAGTTATACGAATCATAGATCAGGCAAAGAAATTCCATTACAGAGATCGCATTCAAAATCTTAAGTCAAGTGACCCGTCTGGCTGGCACAAAGGTATTCAACTAATAACAAACAAATGCCAACTGCGAGCCATTATTACTGTCCCAGGAGTCCAACCAGATGATAACAAAGCAATAGCAGAAGCTATAAGTAATGAATTTGCTTCTGTCACCCAAGGTAGACCCCCAATCAACTTAAAACGATTACCTACCTTTCTACCTGCAAATGCTCCACCTAAGATTGAAGTGTGGGAAATGTACAATAACTTGAAAAATTTGAAAAGTAAGAAAGCGGCTGGACCCGACGGCCTCCCTGGGAGACTTCTTAAAGAGTTCGCGTGCGAGTTTAGCGTTCCCGTTTGTGACTTATTTAACTCATCTCTAAAAGAGGGAATTGTTCCTAAAATGTGGAAGGATGCCACAATTTCCCCTATCCCAAAGACTACCCCTGCCTCAATCTCTAAATTAAGACCAATATCTTTGACATCGATTCTTGCAAAGGTATGCGAGGGATTTGTTTCCAACTGGGTTATGGAAGATATAG gtACAGACAAGGGTAAGAATGTTGGCACCCTTATTGTGACGGACTTTTCCAAGGCGTTTGACTGTATCGATCATACTTTAGCTATTCAGAGACTCTTCGAGCTTGGTGTCAGAAGCGAGTTACTGCCATGGATAACAAACTTCCTTACATCTCGTCGCCAACGAGTGCAATACCACTCTGCCTTGTCACGGTGGGAGACGCTTTCCTGTGGCGTCCCACAAGGCACCAAGCTAGGCCCCATAATCTTCATGGTAGTTATCAATAATGCCTCTGAGGAGTCTCTGGCTGAAAGCTTTAAGTATGTTGATGACCTCAGCCTTGTAGAAGTTCGTCCCGCAAATCAACCCAGCCAGATTGGAGTGGATGTTCAGGATCTGGATGCTTGGGCAACGGACAACCGTCTCGAGCTCAACCCCAGTAAGTGCAAGGCTATGCAG ACTACTAATGAAAGCAGTTTGCGAACAGTTGGGAGTGCTGGAAGGAGAAGTGGGGAAACAAAATTTTACCCATAA